CATTGATAAATAAATCACTAAATTATTTGGAAATTAATAAGACTAACCAATTTAAAGTAATTAACTTACTCTCTATGTTACATTAGTGATGTTGAAATGAATATCATTAGTCACTAACCATATAAATAacttttataaaattttaatggATCACCAGTAGAGATAGTATTGGATACAcaatattttttcaaatatgaatttagATTCAGATATGAATACGAATATCCATATATTGACATATTAACATTTTAACACATAGATCATTCAGATTTTCTGATTTCCATATACATCCTTACCTAAAAGATCCTGTCCATACCTTAAAAGATCCTAGGAGTAACCATTGAACTCAATGCCTGATTTCCATATATGGACTTTCTAGTTTGTTACCAAAGGTACTTGCTCGTTGAAGTGTTTTTGCATGACACAAGAGTTCCTAACTAATCCTTAAAAAAAGAGTTTCTCATTTTTTGAATCACCATTTCTGTATATTGATGataatcatatatatatatatatggtttaTGCAAATCTTATTTTATTGGAAATTGAATAATATGTGGTGGCTCGACCAACGCCCGCGCAATTCCTTGAAGCATGAGGTTGTATACGCGCCCCATACTTCTGACTCGTATCCATACTTTCttctgtgtgtttttttttctggtaAAGTTGCTAGCAGCGAGCTGAGGCAAATTGTCATCTAACTTTTATTATTTCTTTTATTACAAATTATAAATCATCTTATTTTTAGATATATAATTATTATGCACATAAATGTAATAaaagttaaaatattttttataatttaaaatGGAGGAATACTACAACGATAGATGGATGGCATGTACAATTATTGCACCATATGCAAAAATAATATTTTGCAAATAATCCACTGGGagtattatatatattatttagtGTCTTGATGTCACAGCGCCAGCTTGCCGGCGAGGTAGCAGGAGTGCGCGGCGAGCCCGGCTGCTGTCGCGGAGGTTGCCAGCGCCGAGAGGGCATGGGCTGTCCAGAACCTCCCGTTGGCCATGGCGAGGGTGGCGCAGGTCTCCGCCGCCCTCGCGTTGCTCCGTATGCCGGGGATGGAGCCGAtgccgccgaggccgaggccccTCTCCACCTTGGGCCTCTCCCGCACGGCCTGCACGCACATGcataataatatatattttttaaaggAGACCCCCCCTGTTTTTATACTTATTACTTcatatttatttacatgtcatatttgatttaatctaAGTTAAGTTTGTTCAACTTTGGtctaatttatagaaaaatacaaCAACTTCTACAATATCAAATTTATTTCAGTGAATCTACCCTTGAATATTTTGATAATGCATATCAAAAGTAGTATAGATGGtgttatatttttctataaatttgattaaagTTCAATAAATTTGAGTTAGGACAAAGCAAATATGATATGTAAAAAAACCGGCGGGAGTTTTGAAAGCAATAAGGGCATACAATTAAATTTCCCTTTGTCACGCATGCCAACGAAAAAGAGAAATTTTCTGTGGCACGGGTAATGCGATGTGCGACATGCATGCATACAGGATTATTAATTAATTCTACAGCCCTGTTGCATTTTTTTTCCATCCCCTCAATGGCCGATCCACAGTCCAGTCCTGATCGATCGAACCGATGATCAGCTACAGTACGTAGTACTCGCGATGCAGTTCACACTAAAAATAGGGTGTTTTAGAGTCTTTTCGCTCATAGAATGTGTGTATAAATAAGCtctaaattttttatataagAGTATTTAAACTTAGATCACAGATAGTTCTATCCCAATAAACCAAACTGTATtaactttgatcaaatttatatataaGAGTACGAACATATATAAGATATCAGCAAACAAAACATAGCTCAATTGGTAAGGACGTAAGGTTTCATGTGATGGAATCTGCCCATCCGAATTTGAATCCTCGATGGATGCCACGTAGGAATTGAACTCCCCAATCCCCATGCTATATTAGAATCTTATCCTGAGCTACTAGATTAGTAAAAATATTAATGTATGTTAGCTAGGTGATCGACATGAGCCACTAATTATATTAATCTCAATTGTTCTGGTTCTTGATTGTTATTGGCACGAAATGAGCTCATTCAACACCCTCGAGGCATCGGATAGATCAGATTTAGGccccgtttggcagggctccgactcttccaaaaacagctccggttCTGGCTCAtcagatggagcggcttctctggtggagttgaagccgttttagaaaatgtttggcaaaacagcttcacttgttagattgatgtgtaagccgcgtgaagccacgatttcatggcttcactTTGCCTGTGTAAGCCACCGCTGGCTTCAAAaccggcttcacacgtgaagccggttACAAAACAattgtttgggagggcttcacctggAGCCGCTGGTGAAGCCGCTccagaagccctcccaaacggggccttaTACTACCTCGAGGGTCCTGGGGGTGAAGACGAGCAGGTTGGCCAGGtcgagcccggcggcggcgacgaggaccaCGAGCTGGCGCCGCTCGGCGGGCGAGGCTGCTGCCCGCCACGGGAGGTGGAGCCACGcgaacgccgccgcggaggccgccgTCAGCGCCAAGCACGCCGGGAACACCTTCCCGCGCAGGCTGTCCATCATGTGCCTCGGCAGATTCCTTTCAGTTCGCAGTTTACCCAATCAGCACAGATCGAGGGCTAAAAAGAGACGACAGAGATCGGTAACCGATcgaccagcaggcagcagctggCGTTCTTACAAGAACATGATGAAGCCGCCGATGAAGATGGCCCAGACGGTGGCGCCCCACGACGTCGCGAAGCAGAGAAGGTAGGCCAGCTTCACGACCGTCGTCGTCGACGTAGGAGGCGAGCCGCCGAAGAGCCCCGCGGGGGCGAATgcaatgccgccgccggcgagcaataCGGCCGCCACCATTATTAGAAGGAACATCGTCGACTAGGAGGTGGGCGGCCGGCAAAGACCATGTGCAACAAGCAGCGCGCGGACCGTGTGCACCTATTTAAACgtctaaaaaattataaattaaaaaatAGCTAAAATGATGTAGATCTTgtcaagagctacaactttggtgtaGAGATTGTTTCCATTCAAATCTatctataataataataataataataataataataataataataataataataataaaagttgaaacaattgaaatcttttctcaccaagattaggcccaccgtacccctcacAGAGGCCCCATTTGTCGAGACAAAAGGTTTGACGAAAAAAAGAAGATGATTGGTTTCATCAATATTTTTCATCAAAATTCTAATACTTTGTACACAAATAATTTCCTATACGCACCTCTTGTACCCGCgcattactttttttttgacacacactttatttttctttacacATGCATTCACCTATAATTCATCATTATTGGAAGGATAACAATTGACATTATTATTTATGGAAGGACAAGAAAGatgtatattattttttaaataaaaataaatgataTCGTTGCTTgatgaaaagaaaattaaatgcGTGCCAAGGGTTTTGTaactaattttataattagattttatttaatatttttaatagcaagatttttttgatgtgataggacTAAAGTTTAGGCAGAACCAAACAGCcctacaaaatatatttatagcATGTGCTACTGTATGAGATTGCATCGCAGAGGGGTcgttgttcatcttcttcccgagaggggggagggggtggagcGGCCGACGGGGATGAGTGGGAGTTGGGGGTGCGGCCGGTGGTGAGGTTGCGGGCGGCCGGGTGGTGGACAAGGCCGCAGAGCTTTAGGGTCTGGGGTTACCCGGGTCTGGGGACTTCAATGGCCTCGGGATATAGAAAAGAAGGGGGTTagggcgacggcgacggttCGGTTCGGTTGGCGAAGGGTGAGGCGGcgtgggagcgccgccggccgccaggcATGGTAGGACCCCCATTGGGCAGTGGCTGGTGGCGGGGTGAGAAGAAGGCGACAGCGGTGGGCAAGTGTCACGGTGGCGAGAGTGGTTAGCGGCGACGACAGTGGAGGAGGAGAGCAGCGGAGGTGCCGGCGGAGCTATGGGAGACTGAGGGCACTGCTCTGCGATTGGATGAATTCCAATCGCAGAGAGTGACAGAAGCTCCCTTAGACCTCAGCATTGTTGTGAAGGGGGGATGAGGGAGGCGAGCTTGACGCAGAGGCTCTTCATGTGCTGCCGCCTCTTCCTCTCGATCTCCTTCCTCTCCACCCCCGCCGcagatgcgccgccgcggccgctgctgTCACTCGCGCTGCTTCTCCTCCCTTCCGCTGCcgtattgctgctgctgctactcctCTTAACATCCATCTCCTCACATTAATGAAGGGACAATGCCTATGTGGAAACTAAGTAGCAAAGCAATTGGCCTCTTCCCGTCTCGTTTTTGATATGGACAAGAAGCGACTGACGAGGGGTGTGTAGCTGAGTGAGCTCCGCACCGCCGGTGACCACTCCGGTCCCGGCGGCCACAAACGCCCACCGCCGGCGGCCACTCCGGCCCCGGCGGCCACCTCTCCCGCCGGTCCTGCTCCCCCAAATGGCTCGCCCTCACCCGCCCCCGCATGCGCCGCTCCCCCACCCACCGCCTGCGCCGGCACCCCAGCCGACGCCGCCCAAGCTCAAGATCCTTCGCCGCCCGTCCTCGCCTTGCAGCGTCACGGTAGCCTCGTGGACTTCCTCCAGCAGTCCGCGCAGCATCCCGTGCAGCAGCCCACGaacgcccctccctctctcagaTCTGGATCTGAGCAGGCACTTCACTGAGaccccgccgccccggccggatTGCGGCCGG
The nucleotide sequence above comes from Panicum virgatum strain AP13 chromosome 3K, P.virgatum_v5, whole genome shotgun sequence. Encoded proteins:
- the LOC120701077 gene encoding transmembrane protein 205-like, producing the protein MFLLIMVAAVLLAGGGIAFAPAGLFGGSPPTSTTTVVKLAYLLCFATSWGATVWAIFIGGFIMFLNLPRHMMDSLRGKVFPACLALTAASAAAFAWLHLPWRAAASPAERRQLVVLVAAAGLDLANLLVFTPRTLEAVRERPKVERGLGLGGIGSIPGIRSNARAAETCATLAMANGRFWTAHALSALATSATAAGLAAHSCYLAGKLAL